In Opisthocomus hoazin isolate bOpiHoa1 chromosome 3, bOpiHoa1.hap1, whole genome shotgun sequence, a genomic segment contains:
- the LOC104339445 gene encoding carbonic anhydrase 13 isoform X2: MLHWGYDEHNGPAHWKEVFPVANGDRQSPIDIKTEETKYDPSLRPLNPNYDPASAKIILNNGHSTSVEFDDTVNKSVLTGGPLSGTYRLRQIHFHWGSNDEAGSEHAVDGMKYAAELHVVHWNSEKYSSFVEAACQSDGLAVMAVFLKIGECNPQLKKITDRLDTIRIKGKRALFTNFDPSCLLPKSLDYWTYFGSLTVPPLLESVIWIVLREPINVCSEQTLALHTLSNFQRTKRACQIYPDFLLPFFA; this comes from the exons ATGCTGCACTGGGGATACGACGAGCACAACG GGCCTGCCCACTGGAAGGAGGTTTTTCCTGTCGCTAATGGAGACCGTCAGTCACCCATTGACATCAAAACTGAAGAAACCAAGTATGATCCCTCTCTCCGTCCTCTAAATCCCAATTACGATCCGGCTTCTGCTAAAATAATCCTTAACAATGGGCACTCCACCAGTGTCGAGTTTGATGACACTGTCAACAAATCAG TGCTGACCGGGGGGCCGCTCAGCGGGACCTACAGACTGCGCCAGATTCATTTCCACTGGGGGTCCAACGACGAAGCCGGCTCCGAGCACGCGGTGGATGGGATGAAGTACGCGGCAGAG CTTCATGTGGTCCACTGGAACTCAGAAAAGTATTCCAGTTTTGTTGAGGCAGCTTGTCAGTCAGATGGATTAGCAGTCATGGCTGTATTTCTGAAA ATCGGTGAATGCAACCCGCAGCTGAAGAAGATTACTGACCGCTTGGACACCATTAGAATCAAG ggtaAAAGAGCACTATTCACAAACTTCGATCCTAGCTGTCTGCTTCCCAAGTCCCTGGACTACTGGACTTACTTTGGGTCTCTCACTGTTCCACCTCTGCTTGAGAGTGTCATCTGGATTGTTCTGAGAGAGCCCATAAATGTTTGTTCTGAACAG aCTTTGGCATTGCATACCTTATCAAATTTTCAAAGGACAAAACGCGCCTGTCAAATTTATCctgacttcttgttgcctttctttgcGTAA
- the LOC104339445 gene encoding carbonic anhydrase 13 isoform X1, with amino-acid sequence MLHWGYDEHNGPAHWKEVFPVANGDRQSPIDIKTEETKYDPSLRPLNPNYDPASAKIILNNGHSTSVEFDDTVNKSVLTGGPLSGTYRLRQIHFHWGSNDEAGSEHAVDGMKYAAELHVVHWNSEKYSSFVEAACQSDGLAVMAVFLKIGECNPQLKKITDRLDTIRIKGKRALFTNFDPSCLLPKSLDYWTYFGSLTVPPLLESVIWIVLREPINVCSEQLAKFRSLLSTAEDEVACCLLKNYRPPQPLKGREVRRN; translated from the exons ATGCTGCACTGGGGATACGACGAGCACAACG GGCCTGCCCACTGGAAGGAGGTTTTTCCTGTCGCTAATGGAGACCGTCAGTCACCCATTGACATCAAAACTGAAGAAACCAAGTATGATCCCTCTCTCCGTCCTCTAAATCCCAATTACGATCCGGCTTCTGCTAAAATAATCCTTAACAATGGGCACTCCACCAGTGTCGAGTTTGATGACACTGTCAACAAATCAG TGCTGACCGGGGGGCCGCTCAGCGGGACCTACAGACTGCGCCAGATTCATTTCCACTGGGGGTCCAACGACGAAGCCGGCTCCGAGCACGCGGTGGATGGGATGAAGTACGCGGCAGAG CTTCATGTGGTCCACTGGAACTCAGAAAAGTATTCCAGTTTTGTTGAGGCAGCTTGTCAGTCAGATGGATTAGCAGTCATGGCTGTATTTCTGAAA ATCGGTGAATGCAACCCGCAGCTGAAGAAGATTACTGACCGCTTGGACACCATTAGAATCAAG ggtaAAAGAGCACTATTCACAAACTTCGATCCTAGCTGTCTGCTTCCCAAGTCCCTGGACTACTGGACTTACTTTGGGTCTCTCACTGTTCCACCTCTGCTTGAGAGTGTCATCTGGATTGTTCTGAGAGAGCCCATAAATGTTTGTTCTGAACAG CTAGCCAAATTCCGCAGCCTCCTGAGCACTGCTGAGGACGAGGTTGCCTGCTGCTTGCTGAAAAACTACCGGCCTCCGCAGCCTTTAAAGGGACGAGAAGtcagaaggaattaa
- the LOC104339445 gene encoding carbonic anhydrase 13 isoform X3, whose product MLHWGYDEHNVLTGGPLSGTYRLRQIHFHWGSNDEAGSEHAVDGMKYAAELHVVHWNSEKYSSFVEAACQSDGLAVMAVFLKIGECNPQLKKITDRLDTIRIKGKRALFTNFDPSCLLPKSLDYWTYFGSLTVPPLLESVIWIVLREPINVCSEQLAKFRSLLSTAEDEVACCLLKNYRPPQPLKGREVRRN is encoded by the exons ATGCTGCACTGGGGATACGACGAGCACAACG TGCTGACCGGGGGGCCGCTCAGCGGGACCTACAGACTGCGCCAGATTCATTTCCACTGGGGGTCCAACGACGAAGCCGGCTCCGAGCACGCGGTGGATGGGATGAAGTACGCGGCAGAG CTTCATGTGGTCCACTGGAACTCAGAAAAGTATTCCAGTTTTGTTGAGGCAGCTTGTCAGTCAGATGGATTAGCAGTCATGGCTGTATTTCTGAAA ATCGGTGAATGCAACCCGCAGCTGAAGAAGATTACTGACCGCTTGGACACCATTAGAATCAAG ggtaAAAGAGCACTATTCACAAACTTCGATCCTAGCTGTCTGCTTCCCAAGTCCCTGGACTACTGGACTTACTTTGGGTCTCTCACTGTTCCACCTCTGCTTGAGAGTGTCATCTGGATTGTTCTGAGAGAGCCCATAAATGTTTGTTCTGAACAG CTAGCCAAATTCCGCAGCCTCCTGAGCACTGCTGAGGACGAGGTTGCCTGCTGCTTGCTGAAAAACTACCGGCCTCCGCAGCCTTTAAAGGGACGAGAAGtcagaaggaattaa